The following DNA comes from Nicotiana sylvestris chromosome 10, ASM39365v2, whole genome shotgun sequence.
TGTGACTTTTGTTGAATGCGTCATCCAACGTATGATTATTAGGCCCTAGCTATAGATGAAGTGGAAAATATTGTGGGAATCTTTAATAGAGGCAACTACCAAAGTAGTAATAATTTTAACTTCATGGGGCAGAGACACCTCGAATTTTTGGGGAGTTCACCTAGTGGTAGTCTGAATGTATGGTAACATAATAATCTCATACCCCAAGTACAAGGAGCTTCAGAATTTCAAAATCAGCAAAATGTAGCAAAACCAGCCTCAATAGTCTAATTAGTCTGGCATGGAAGATCTAATGAAGGCCTTCATTATTAAGACATATGAGAGACTTGAAATTCATGGTACAACCACCCAGGAACGGGGCACAGCCATCCAGAACTTGGAAAGACAGGTGAGGAAAATTGCTAATCTATTGTCTGCAAGTGCTCTAGGAGCTCTTCAGGTGGGGAAAATTGCTAATTTGCTGATACCGAAAGAAATCCAATGCGGTGTCATTGAGAAGTGGACAAGTATTAAAGGACCCTATTGAAAATCTAAAGGGAAAGTTGATTCAAAGACAAGTGGAAACTGTGAAAGagtataaaaataatgaaaatcaaGAAGGTGAAGTGAGGGTAGATCCAAAGGATGCTCTGAAGAGGAAGATGAAGACTAGAGctctgaaaaagaagaagaagaatgaaaatttaGTGAATGAGGAGACTGGGGAAAGCAAATATATGTATTCTCTACCTTTCCCCCAGAAGCAAAGAAGAGAGAAGATGAACAAACAATTTGGGCATTTTCTAGAAGTGCTCAAGCAGGTGCATGTTAATCTACCTTTCATAGAGGTACTCTCACAAATGCCATCATATGCCAAGATATTGAAGGAGATATTGTCCAACAAGCAGTAAGTGGAAGAGACTTTGGTTTTCAAGCTCATTAAGCATTGTAGTGCGATCCTGCAAAATAAGCTCTTCGAAAGTGTGGAGATCCAGAGAATTTTACTATACCTTACTCTCTAGGAAGTACTAATTTTGAAATATCTTTGTGTGATTCAGGCACGTCTATTAATCTTATGCTCTTTACTATTTTCAGGAAACTTGAGAAAGAAATTGGAGTAATCAGATCTCGACCTGTGTCATTGCAGCTAGAAGATCAGACTATAATAATACCTGAAGGAATAATAGAAGATGTGCTAGTTCAGGTGAACAAATTTACGTTCCCTATGGACTTCATCGTGGTCAACATAGAAGACAATAAGGAGGTCCCTCTGATTCTAGGGAGATCCTTCTTGTCTACTGGCAGTAGTACAGTGGATATTCAGGAAAGGTAGCTCATAATAAGAGTAGGGGAAGAGAGAGTGGCATTCAAAATGAAGGAGGCAATAGGGGCACCAAGAGGGTACTTGGCTGCATACTTTAATTTTAACGTGGATGTCCTAAAAGCACTAGATGATGAGGACAAGCATAATAAGTGTGGGGTGTGCCCGAAGAGGTTAGAGAAGAAAATCTCAATATAGTTGTGTGCACTAGGTCGGACGTGCAAAGCGGACCCCGACATTGATTCAGACCCAAACTAGATGATTCAGGGGAGTTTCCTTTGCCTCTTGCTTTTTATTTATGTGTCAAATGTACATGCCACAAtttaattcccccttggtttttcttaatgccacagttctttttCAAGAATGTTTGCTTGAATCGGGTGTAGTTTATTGTTTTGTCAGGAATATATAAGCCTTGTGCTATGGTGTTAAATGGAAATAACTTGTCTTAACTCTGTTGTGGCTTGAGTGAGTGTTTTAGTTGGTCTAGGATCATTTCTTGACTCATCTATAAGTGCCTTAAATGGTTTAATTTTGACTCTGCTTAACTGTTTTGGCTAGAGAGTCGAAATAGATATGGTCTTAAGTGATTTATGCACCAATGTGTATGTGAAGTTATTATTGATGTTATGTGCATGTCACTTGATATCTAGAACTTTTTAGTTGTGTTTGCAAGCGAAATCGCAGTCTTGTTCAATCTAGGATGTGATATATGCATTTCTTTATTGAGCGGATATATGCCTTTGACCCACCAAATTAATGTGTATCTTAGTTAGCTTCTCTGAGTCTGTAAtcttatttctttggcaaccacactaCAAACCTGACCCCTTTATTTGAATTAACTATATGTCTGAACCTTTTAACTCTACCTAGCAATTGAAATTATTATGAGCTTGTTAAAAACTAAGTAGAGGTATGATTGgggtttttgagtggaacttagaaaaatagaaaaaggtaAAATGTTAGAAAAATTGTGAAAGTCACGTGTAAGGAATTATAAAAAAAAGTGAATTTGCTTgaggaaaaaaaacaaaattttgaaaagaagaaaaagaaagaatttgTGTGTGTATTAGAAAGAAAAAATTGATTTCTTGTTAGTGGTAGTTCTCATCTTATTTGTTCTTAAGGAAATTGAGAGCTTGATGTTATTATGTTGTGAAGGTTGGGGTTTGGTTCAACATAAGtgtggtgtttgaattgttaatGTATATGTATTAAAATACTCAGGAGGTATAGTcattatatccaaatatatcttgCCCgccccgcagcctacattacaatcaaattaagtcctacttgatttttgactgagtgaacTTGAATTAGTAGAGCATTACATTACGGACAAGCCTATGGTACGTCTTTTGTGGCACATGAATCTtaattctgagagtgagtgaattttttctatcttgagttcctatttGTTCTTGAACTTTATTGTGAgtggaactactctctattaTTTGCATGAGGGCACTTAACTTGTTGTAACGACTCGATTGgtcattcttttattgcttcacaCACGTGTGTTATGATTTTATGACTAGGGGTTGTTTAGTTTCATTTTGGAAAGATTTCGGGTTGATTTGGACCCTTGATTCTTGACTTAGaagtttaaattagaaaatattgACCAAACCTTGACTTTTGTGAAAACAAACCCAGAACCGTGTTTTTATGCACTGATATCTTTGTAtcgtgatttcggacttgggcctatgcccggaattggttttggaagtTCGTAGATTGATTTATGCCAATTTACCAAAATTtggcaatttgaagttgaaagGATTCATCGTAGGTTGACTTTAGCTATCGAGCTCAAAATTtgattttgggacttggaataggttcgtatggtgttcaggacttgtttgcaaaatttgatgtcatttcGAGTTGAGTGAAAGCATTCAGACGCTCAGTTgtaattctagaagttcttgaaaatTTCCCTGAATTTCATGCATTTTATAATTTAATTCgtggttctagatgttatttttgtattttgatcgtGCAAGCGAGtttttatgatatttttagacttgtgtggatgtttaaTTTGGAGATCCGATATAATGACCCAGTCGGttgtttcgagagttatagcctcgtttccccatttcctgcttcttttgtgttcttcagcTATATTATGATCTACcaggttagttggttcgggttcggagtggtttcggAGTGAATTGAGATACATAGTCTCTTAATCGAAAGCTTAGGTTTGGAAAGTttacttatgtgtaaatgaccacggatttgaattttgatggtttcgttagctccgttaggtgatttttaACTTGGGAGcacgtccggaatgtgatttggaggttcgtggtagaatttggcttgaattggcgaaagttagaaatttggcgattttggccggcagtggaaattttgatatccgGGTCAGATTGGATTTACGAAAGTTGTAgtaggtttgtggtgtcatttctaacttgtctacaaaattttaggccattcggaggtggtttgataagtttcggcgtcgtttgtagaatttggaagttagaagttcttaggcttgaatccgagtgtaatttggtgttttgatattgttttgagtgattcgaaggttctactaagttcgtatgaggttatgtgacttgttggtacatttggttgaggtcctgggggtcTCAGGGgtgttttggatgctcaacggAAGGAAGTTTTGGACTTAGGCTTGGCAGATATTTTTGATGTTCTGGTGTCTTCACACCTGCGGTAGGAGGCCCGCAAATGCGGCCCCGCAGAAGCGCCTAGGAGGTCGCTGATGCGAGCAAGGCTGGGTTGGATTGGAATTGCAGGTGCAAGAAGGAGGTTACATCTACGAGCCCGCAGATGCGAGGCTGAGGCGCAGATGTAGAAGAGAAGATTTTGAGCTGTTTCTGCAGAAGCGGTGTGAAGAGCACAGGTGCGcctccgcaggtgcgagacctggAACGCAGGTGCGGGGCTAGTGTTTTAAGTGTGTTTCCACAGAAGCGGAGTTCTAACCACAGAAgcggctccgcaggtgcggttttgcTGGACAGAAAATATAAATAGAGGACTTAGGGGTTTCCCCCcattttcatatttttgaacTCGGACTTTGGGGGATTTTGAGGAGATTTTGGAAGGGAATTCGTGGTTATCACTGAGGTAAGTTCTTGAGCCTATATATCTTTGGCAATGATGTTTTTCCATGTATTTTTACACTTAGTTGGTGAgtttttgaggtgaaatttgggagttagggcttgagaattgggagagtgaattttggggttttggatGACCAAATGATATTGGGTTTTGATCAATTTAGTATAGTTGGActtgtgagtgaatgggctttcggtGTTTTGTGACTTTTATTGGATTTTGAGATATGGGCCCAGGGCCGGGTTGAGCCAATTGTGggttcttgtggaattgattcttttagcctatattaattgtattgtactattgtggctagattcgggacgttCGGAGGCCTACTTGcaaggcaaaggcattgcggagtagagATTTTCTccaattgaggtaagtaacggttgTAAATATgatcctgagggtataaaaccccgaattTTTATGTCATGTgattattttggaggtgacgtacatgctaggtgatgggcgtgtgggcatgcaccgaggggagtgtgacttggtccgtcctgtagaAACTGTAAAGTTATACAACTTGTTGTTAGCTATATGCTCATTATGTGTTATAGAAAATTGACCGTTAATCAtgctagataccatgtttaggctttatgccgatattgttgggacccttagtggtcatttcttgttgtcatctACTTTTTAATTGATATtccgtactcagtcatgttaatacattttcatatcatatctcagtctctgctATTCTATTTGATGCTTTATGTTATTGCCGTTTGGGCTGATTTTTCTTGATatctgagagcccgagagaccggagagattgatgactgagtgaggccgagggcctgattgtgaggatattatgggatcgggttgcatgttgcAACATGTTTCATTGATTTTGCCATGATTTGtagtgatatagcgcttgggttgaaggagcccctccggagtttgtgcACAGCCCcaatgagcgcaggtacctactgagtgcgaatGACGAGTACCGAGTGCTGAGTAATTGTGAggatgagtgactgtgaggttggAGTGACTGGGAGGACTGAGTAATGGTTGCCCGAAGGGTAGTATATGATTTCATTATTGATGCACATAGTTGCCTTATATCCTTACTTTGAGAACtattaaaatatattttatctAACTTTACTTGAACTTGATTTAAATCAACTGATTTGACATAAACTCTGGATTGAAAGCATGGCTACTCTTTACTGAATTTTATGAAATgaactgtatttgcatagctcgtcactacttcttagttccttatttatttctgttacttactgagttggtgtactcacgttactccttgcGCCTCGTGTGTAGATCAAGGAGTAGTTGGTCACGGAGAGTGCTGATAGTCCTCGTAGCTGGTTATTGGAGATAGCGAGGTAACAACCCGATTATGTTAGTTTTGTTATTGTCTGAGCAGTTATGTTTAGATGTTCATGACTTAgcgacaccccgatgttggggcTATCTTTCCGTATTTTTATATTGAGTTtacttttgtttctttttatgaaaatcctGTTACAAAAAGGTTTTTGGCTCATCTTTTAATGAATTATTGAAACATTTCGAAAGTCAGCTGGCCTAGTACCATCAGTAGGCTCCATTATGACAGGTTatagtttgggttgtgacactcgagggctcggatgagcTTCGAACATGTTCCAGGGTGTTTTGGACTGAAGTTGGCAAAAATCTAGTGTCTGGTACTctagtgtcgcaaatgcgaacaccaGACTCCCATTTCCGAAGGTGATAGAGGAGGGGCAGTTGTCATAAATGCGACCaccccttcgcatttgcgaagtccaTAGTATTCCAGCATAGTTCACATTTGCGGACAATTGTTCGCTTTTGAGAGGGCCCTCCAGTTCGCAATTACGAAGCTTTCATCGCAATTGCAATGTTGACTTAGGTTGTCAGAGTTCGCAAATACGATCCCTGATCTGCAATTGAGAGGGTTCGCTtattgcaaatgcgacatctgcaactggtTAAAGGGCTGGGAGATGGGAGTTTTGAacttattctctcatttttgaaccctagactcggtaaaaggcgatttggagaggggattttcatctacaaactttgggtaagtgattctattCCATTTCTGAttatattccatcaatatatcttagatttaacatcaaaatcatgtgaaccaaagtgaaactttgtcaagtttttaaaaaataaaaaattgagttTTCAGAGTCGTTTTGGACTCGGATTTtaaaactaatcacatatatgaactcgtggggtcaaGGGTAGACAAAATCTACCATTGGACCCGTGTTTTGACCAGGCGGGCCCCGaattaacttttgttgactttttggggaaagtGTAAAGATCTTAACTTTATCTATTGCAATTGAATTCCCCAACATTATTTGATGATATTGAGTcaaatttggttagatttgagtcgTGTGGAGGTGGATTTAAAGGGAAATGCTATTTTCGAGTGTTAAATTAGCCTagttgaggtaagtgacttgcctaacttCGTATgagggaactaccccttaggattgatattgTTTGATTCAATTGTGCTAAGTAAAATTCATGTATGCAAGGTGACTAGTGAGAGCATTGGTTGTACGTGGTATCTGATCAATTTAGGTTACTTAGACTATTTCCATGCTTTAATTGAATGTCATGTCATGTTCTAATTCTTCTAGTCAATCTATTCGTACTTGTGTTAGTCTATCCTTATATGCCTTAAATGATTCCGTTAATACTTGTTCTACCTCTTAATTGATCATTTGCTCTCATTCCTTAGTTGAACTTGTTGCCTTTTTTATTGTTACATGCTATCTTTTATTGTTAATTATCATTATTTGAAGTTGTTGATCGTGTTATCTCTTTCCTTATTGATTATCATTTACTTGAAGTAATTGTTCATCTTATCCCTTTCCTTGTTGGTTTCCATTATTTCAAGCTCATTCTAAATTTTATCTCTTTTATTGTGAGTTAATATTATCTAATATCGTAGTTATACATTATTTCCCTCATTATTGATTTGATTGGTGTTGATGTTGTGAAAGTCGTTAACACATTGAGGCGAAGTTAGTTATTGTTGAGACCTCTATCTTATTGAGCATTTTAcattcattgttgttgttgatattctTGTATATGTGGA
Coding sequences within:
- the LOC138880059 gene encoding uncharacterized protein, with amino-acid sequence MEDLMKAFIIKTYERLEIHGTTTQERGTAIQNLERQVRKIANLLSASALGALQGKLIQRQVETVKEYKNNENQEGEVRVDPKDALKRKMKTRALKKKKKNENLVNEETGESKYMYSLPFPQKQRREKMNKQFGHFLEVLKQVHVNLPFIEVLSQMPSYAKILKEILSNKQKLEKEIGVIRSRPVSLQLEDQTIIIPEGIIEDVLVQVNKFTFPMDFIVVNIEDNKEVPLILGRSFLSTGSSTVDIQER